Proteins from one Phoenix dactylifera cultivar Barhee BC4 unplaced genomic scaffold, palm_55x_up_171113_PBpolish2nd_filt_p 001122F, whole genome shotgun sequence genomic window:
- the LOC103703806 gene encoding poly [ADP-ribose] polymerase tankyrase yields the protein MGNPRGPSKKNQGGGESDLHAAARSGDLRNVESICNSNPLAINSRDRHSRTPLHLAAWSGQTDVVRFLCKNKADVGAAAMDDTAAIHFASQKGHLEIVRILLASGVSVKAANRKGLTPLHYAAQGSHLELIKYLIKKGASLTAKTKSGQTPLDSAPTKEVRSFLLECEKSLTKGDQSTTSKMGKESELAQSVNETNTGSDANDTVNEVDDEDSDAREKRKAEEADDESLPKPKKAKVSLEHLLTEDDAQEEVEE from the exons ATGGGAAACCCTCGGGGGCCCTCGAAGAAGAACCAAGGAGGTGGCGAATCCGATCTCCACGCCGCCGCGAGGTCCGGCGACCTCCGCAATGTCGAATCCATCTGCAACTCCAATCCCCTTGCCATCAATTCCAGAGACCGCCATTCCCGAACGCC ACTGCATCTAGCTGCATGGTCTGGGCAGACAGATGTGGTGAGGTTTCTCTGCAAGAACAAGGCTGATGTTGGAGCTGCTGCGATGGATGACACAGCTGCGATCCATTTTGCTTCTCAGAAAGGTCATCTAGAAATAGTTCGTATTCTTTTGGCTTCCGGAGTCTCCGTAAAAGCTGCTAACAGGAAAGGGCTGACTCCTCTGCACTATGCTGCTCAGGGATCCCATCTAGAGCTCATTAAGTATCTAATTAAGAAAGGTGCGAGCCTTACTGCCAAAACAAAATCTGGGCAAACCCCTCTAGATTCTGCACCTACTAAGGAGGTCCGCTCTTTTCTGCTGGAGTGTGAAAAGTCATTAACCAAAGGGGACCAATCGACCACAAGCAAGATGGGTAAAGAATCAGAGTTAGCTCAGTCTGTCAATGAAACCAACACAGGTTCTGATGCTAATGATACAGTTAATGAAGTTGATGATGAAGACAGTGATGCAAGAGAGAAGCGAAAAGCAGAAGAAGCCGATGACGAAAGCTTGCCAAAGCCCAAGAAGGCTAAGGTTTCTCTGGAACACCTCCTAACGGAAGATGATGCACAAGAGGAGGTGGAAGAATGA